In Euphorbia lathyris chromosome 2, ddEupLath1.1, whole genome shotgun sequence, the sequence ttcccattaTAGgtacttgacatttttaattgtTAGTATGTCATGTGGTGACATTAAATgtgacgttaataaataaaaagatgcatcgtaacaaTATTCATATGACAGCACGCAACTAGGCTGATAtcatgtatagtatcttcaaatgacagaacctaaccgtcgtctgaaggtgcaacagACGGCAGCGAACcttgtgacagatttatatctcgcggaatgacggtttttaaccgtcatctgaagagggttttggcatAGTGCAATTAGCAATTTAGTAAATGTCTTAAGCAATTTAAcagtttcaatttagtaattacaaaattataaaaGCAATTAAAAGAAATATTTTATAACATCAACAAAAGAAAGTTGAGAGgacaattataaaatatatttatttatgtaattaattttgatatattgtaaattatatatatatatatatatatatatatatatatatatatatatatatattgcccTCATTAGTTACCAATTCCGAATTTGTGTGACATGTTTATGGAGTGGTTGGGTAGCATATCTAAAAAAGGCAATGAAAGAAATTAATCTTAACTAAGATATTTATAGTTAActgttttattaatgaaaagttaaatatagaaaatgacaaattataaaactggtccaatttattttgaatattattatattccttttgtaaatttaatatatataaaatatataatatatgggAAATTTATAAGAAAGATCAaattttaaaacttatttataattttttcaatCACTTATTGAAATTATATCAAGTAAAGTTCCTTGTATTATTTTCTCATACCATTTCATGAATTAAAAAGTtactttcacattttttttttaatcagttACTTTGATATTTATAAATAGAGACTTATACTTTTGACATATTAAAAAGTAACTCACCACCATTGAtaacaataatattattgtCATATATGATTTTCACATAAAGAACCATATGTGTTGCATCATTAGTTATAAATAGATATGTTCATGAACTTGTTGGCTCCCGCCCAGACCCTTCCTTCTTAGGTTGGGTTTGGATATCTATATTTAATGTTTGATCCAGTCCGGTCTAAGTCCGAATAAGTCCGTATATAAAATGGGTTGGGTTTGAGATTTGTCTTAAAATCCCAAATGAGCTTGGCCAGACccgattttatattatattatatatatatatatatataactaaatatatataattattttattaattacatGTATATTTGGAGTGATAGATGGAAATAGATACTaaaatatagaaaattaaaaataacaaaaacataataaattaataataataacaatatatctaattaattaattactatagtcagaattttaaaaatcagttggattttataaaaaatgttGAGATGGGTAATGAAGAAATGGAATATAGTAGTAGGAGAGTAGAAGAGattgtttaataaaattgatatttcatcaaattatataattacattagaaacaatttattttatttttaacattaATATATTAGATGGGCGGATTGGCTAGGTTTGGGAAATATTTTTATAGTCTAGTGCGGTCCGACCCGAGCCCGATATAAATATAGTGTGGGTTGAGTTGGGCTTGAAAAAACTAACTACATGATAAATccaagggaaaattacaaagaaatttatcttttaaaaactatttataattatatcaagtcataattctagattatgtcaaactagtcagtacttttaatatattttaaggattagaatttataaattaaaagtatataatatattttctagggtttatgatttataaattgaagtttaaaatttttaaattatggtgtaatatcataatatataaaacaatgacatattaaaaattcagtttggtaatataatttaattgtaattttatacttaattatgatattgaTGTATTTGATTCTAAATCCGATTAGGTCTGGTCCGAACCCGACCCAGTCCAATTCATGAACAGGTTTGGTCCGAGTCCGGTTCAGTCCAATTCGTGAACAGGTTTGGTCCGAGTCCGGTCCAATCTAGTTATAAACCCTGGATAGGTGTGACATGTCCATTGAAGAGTTGGTAGCATatctaaaaaaggaaaaatgaaataaattaggaaaatgacaaaaaaaaaattaatattttaaattaggtaATGTATTAAAACTGACGGATATCATATTTACTGTACTAAATTGTATTTATTCATAGAAACTGAAGTTCTTAAAAAACTGCTCAGTGAAGAGGTTTGAAGTTCTGAAAAATAATGGCTTCTTCCTCAAAGAAGAACAATGGGTGCTTGATGTTTAAAGCAGATCAGAAACCACATTTTTTCAAAGTTATTCTCAGCAATTCCGACCAGCATGAAAAGACGGTTAgcattctcttcttcttcttcttctttaatcaCTGTATGTtataattaatcatattatttgATAAAACAAATTAGGCCATTCCaagaagatttgtgaaaaaataTGGCGGCTATCTTTCAAGTCCTCTAATCCTGAGGGTCCCTTCCGGTCAAAAATGGAAGATTGATCTTGTGAAATCTGAGGGGGATGTTTGGATGCAAAATGGATGGAAAGAATTTACAGATTATTACTCAGTTGGATATGGATATGTtcttgtatttgatttcgatAGATCTGTATCTGAATTCAATGTCACCATTGGTGACAGGAGTGCTACAGAGATAGATTATCGTTGTAGTTTGAGCAGTAACGGAGATAAGTCCGATGAACAAATTAAAGAGAGGAGTAACGGAGATAAGTCTGGTGAACAAATTAAAGAGAGCAGTAACGCAGATAAGTCTGACGAACAAATTACAGAGCCAACTATTGTAATCCACGATGAGCCAGAAACTGAAATCTTGCCACCAAAACCTAATCCTGATGAACCAGAATCTGAAATCTTGCCACCAAAACCTAATCCTGATGAACAAGTGCAAAAGTTGCAGCCAACGGTGGACCCAAATAATGAAGCTAAACAAGgtatgtttatgtttatgttaTTTTCGTTGCTATAATCACAAGGTTAACTACGTTCTATGCGATTAGTGATTTTCCTTTGTTTGTAGGAAGGAGATTTATAAGCAAGACACCACTAACCAAGGAAGAAAAATGTAAGGTTGTTGAAAGAGCAATAGCTAATTTCAAATCTGATAATCCTTCATTCTGGATTGTTATGCAACCATCTTATGttcataacaccaatgtattgGTAAGTTTTCCCCAAATTTCAACTGATCTgaaaatcaacatttaattGATCTAATCTGTGTATAAATTAAACAGCCTGGAATACCATTAAACTTTGCGAGGCAATATTTGAAGGACAGTGGTGATGCCGTCCTCAATAATTTGGATGGGAAAAGTTGGCCAATTGAATTCTATTCTGCATTGAACTCTGGATCAGAAATAATGAGAATTAAGAATGCTGGTTGGAGGGAATTTGTAAAGGGGAATGATGTAAATGTTGGTGATGTCGTTATATTTGAACTTCTCCTTCAATCTTGCAAGGACGACAAGACTGTTTTCAGAGTTTCCATCGCCAAATATTCCAATCTTGGCAAATCGTCTGGTCAGTAACAAAATTCAATTCAGAAGTTGTTTGAATTTATTCTttgtatttcaatttcaattaattTGCTTTTGAGTTTCAGGTGATAGAAATCGCTCGAAAGCAAAAGACATTTCCAGCAAACAACCAAAACGCCTCAGAGTTGAAAGGTTATGCAATGAAAAGCGTAAGAAGATTAAGGTGCAGAATTCTGTCACAAACATAGATAGTCCAAAAGCACAAGTTGAAGGTATATATGAATATGATGTGTCCATTAAGTaccataaattttaattttctattcCTTAATGATTTATGtgttccattacattacaaggGAGTAAGAATACTAAACGAAGTAAGGACAACAATGAAGGCTCAAGCAAGAGTGTTGCAAACAAGGAAAAGAGGAAAAGGGGTAGACCAAGAATCAATTTGAACACTGGAACTAAAAACCCTGCTTTCGATGTTGTTATGCAGCCAATGAATTTCATGGACAGGAATAAATATTATCTGGTAATTAGACAACCGTAAAATCCCATATGAAATTGAAATTTTGGTTTATGTATAGATTTGATGAGTGAAACTCAAATTTGTGCAGCGTCTGCCCCTCAATTTTGTGAAGGGCATTGAGGAAGGAAATCACAAAGTGAGATTACATGCTGATAACAAATTGTGGTGTATGAAGCTGAATAGATATCCACAATTGGGCATAATTGGCGAAGGATGGGTTGATTTTGCAAGGCAAAATTCACTCAAAGTCGGGGATACATGCACCTTTGAACTGATGGACATGGAAATCTTGCTAATAAATGTCTATATATCCAGGGCTTGATGTGTCTACTATCTGGTAAATTAGCTTAATGTTGAATTCTAAAACACAGATAATTAGGGTTAATTGTGTCTTTTCTTATCCTTTTAGTTTGGTAattgttgttgtttttgttattttgttAGTTTGAATGGTCTTAGCGTAGACTTGTGGGATGAATAAATGAATTCAAATTGGTCtgtaactcttttttttttctcttttacaAAAGCAAAACTACACGTCTAATAAATTATATTGAAACAAAACTACTTGATGCTAAAGtgaaaataaaattagtttttttgttCAATTCTAGGGCACAAATAATTAAGTTCAATTCCGACTTTTCTTATCCATCTGGTTTGATAATTGTTGTTGGTTTTGTTATTTCGTTAGTTTGAGTGTGGGATAAATTAATGACTTCAAATTGGAATGTAACTctcttttttatcttttataaaAGCATAACTAAACACCCAATAAATCATATAGAAAAAGAAACAAATGAAGACGGAGTATTCGAGGCTAAAGTGAAAACAAAATTAGTTTTATGTTCAATTCTAGGGCATAGATAATTAAGGTCAATTGTGACTTTTCTTATCCCTCTCGTTTGATAattgttgttgtttttattttgttagtTTGAATGGTTTTAGTGTAGGCTTGTGGGATGAATTAATGACTTCAAATTGGTATGTAACtctattttttctcttttataaAAGCAAAACTAAACAAATAAAGTATATAGAAACAAAACAAATACAAACACGTACGGATCCTCTAGAGTTTGAAGAAACTCCACAAGGTAGAGTTAAGCAAATCTCAGCCTTCCAAATAAATCAACAGTCCAGATTTATCTTAATTAAAATAGAATAATTaactctctttttctctctatTCCTCACTCTCTTCGTTTCCTCTTCCCCCCTCTTCCTTCCCTTTCAACTTTCCAGCCACCGTGTTTTATGGCCGACCACCACACAGACGCCGGATTTTAATTCCGACGACCATACAGACGCCGGAATTTATCTCCGGCAACCGCACAGGTAATATTAGCAGTTGTGTGCTTGTTTTTTATTGATTGCAGAGAGCAATGTTTGTATTGGTAATAGTTAGTATTCCTGTTTCAATCATATGGGCTAATACAGAATCTATTCTAATTGCTTATGGGCAATACATTTCAATTTCTATTGAAGCTGGAATTTATGCTCGTTTTATGATTCCAAGTCTTTTTGCTTATGCTCTTCTTCAATGCCTCAACAAACTCCTCCAGACACATAACATTGTGTTTCCAATGATGATATTTTCAGGAATAACAGCTTTGATTCATGTGTTAGTATGCTGGATACTGGTGTTTAAAAGTGGGTTAGGAAGTAAAGGTGCAGCTTTAGCTAATGACATATCTTattgggtaaatgttattttgttgGGAATGTAGgatcaacgttcaaaataacaccaatataggcttaacgtttacaacatagtatcgatttaggctcaacgtttacgatatagcatcaatttaggtctcacgtacaaaatagcaccaatataggcttaacgtttacaaaataatacgaatttaggcctcacgtacaaaatagcaccaatataggcttaacatttacaaaataatatgaatttaagtttaacgtttacaaattggtaaattgatgctatatcgtaaacgttgagcctaaatcgatactatgttgtaaacgttaagcctatattggtgttattttgaacgttgagcctacattcccaacaaaataacatttacccaatAAGATATGTCATTAGCCAAAGCTGCACCTTTACTTCCTAACCCACTTTTAAACAACAGTATCCAGCATACTAACACATGAATCAAAGCTGTTATTCCTGAAAATATCATCATTGGAAACACAATGTTCTGTGTCTGGAGGAATTTGTTCATGCATTGAAGAAGAGCAGAAGAAAAAAGACTTGGAATCATAAAACGAGCATAAATTCCAGCTTCAATAGAAATTGAAATGTATTGCCCACAAGCAATTAGAATAGATTCTGTATTAGCCCATATGATTGAAACAGGAATACTAACTATTACCAATACAAACATTGCTCTCTGCAATCAATAAAAAACAAGCAAACAACTGGTAATATTACATGTGCGGTTGCCGGAGATAAATTCTGACGTCAGTGTGGTTTCAGAATTAAAATCCAGCGTCTGTGTGGTGGTCGGCCATAAAACACGGTGGCTGGAAAGTTGAAAGGGAAGGAAGAGGGGGGAAGAGGAAATGCGTGCGTGAaagagagtgagaaagagagagaaaaagagagttaattattctattttattagGATAAATCTGGACTGTTGATTTATTTGGAAGGCTGAGATTTGCTTAACTCTACATTGTGGAGTTTCTTCAAACTCTAGAGGATCTGTACGCAATACAAATAGGGTACTCGAGCCTCAAGTGAAAACAAAATTAGTATTATTGTCAATTATAAGGCACAGATAATTAAGGTCAATTATGACTCTTTTTTTATCCCTCTCGTCTgataattattattgtttttgttaAGTTGAAAATGTTCTACAAATGAGGTTTTGACAATGGTTCTTAAATTCCACTGATAATGTAGAATTgaattactaattttatattgaaTTACACGAACTTATAATTAACCTTTTTAATTTTtccattattttaaaaaaataaagagtggaggttaatataattaaatttcaatAACTCCTAGTTATTTGTAACGGTGAAGTCTATTATAATTGTGAGTGttacaaataatttttttaatgaatttaCTTCCATTAACATCGTCTCTCTTGTTTTAAAGGAATTCATACTCAACAACAAAGGACTTGCAATCTTTGATATTGAGAAATTTACTTAAATTATTAAGTAGGtatattttctgacaaaatgtAAAGGGTAAGCATATTAACATGTTGACTACTAAAGTTTGTA encodes:
- the LOC136216640 gene encoding B3 domain-containing transcription factor VRN1-like, whose product is MASSSKKNNGCLMFKADQKPHFFKVILSNSDQHEKTAIPRRFVKKYGGYLSSPLILRVPSGQKWKIDLVKSEGDVWMQNGWKEFTDYYSVGYGYVLVFDFDRSVSEFNVTIGDRSATEIDYRCSLSSNGDKSDEQIKERSNGDKSGEQIKESSNADKSDEQITEPTIVIHDEPETEILPPKPNPDEPESEILPPKPNPDEQVQKLQPTVDPNNEAKQGRRFISKTPLTKEEKCKVVERAIANFKSDNPSFWIVMQPSYVHNTNVLPGIPLNFARQYLKDSGDAVLNNLDGKSWPIEFYSALNSGSEIMRIKNAGWREFVKGNDVNVGDVVIFELLLQSCKDDKTVFRVSIAKYSNLGKSSGDRNRSKAKDISSKQPKRLRVERLCNEKRKKIKVQNSVTNIDSPKAQVEGSKNTKRSKDNNEGSSKSVANKEKRKRGRPRINLNTGTKNPAFDVVMQPMNFMDRNKYYLRLPLNFVKGIEEGNHKVRLHADNKLWCMKLNRYPQLGIIGEGWVDFARQNSLKVGDTCTFELMDMEILLINVYISRA